Genomic DNA from Polyodon spathula isolate WHYD16114869_AA chromosome 8, ASM1765450v1, whole genome shotgun sequence:
AGAATCTCCACTGTTCCACTTTTTAACTAAGCAAAAATATTGAAACTTAACCCTCTGGAATAAATGCCAGTGAACAGTGTTGCTGTCTGAGCCATTTGTTTATCCAAGCTGTACCATGTACTGTTATCACTGGATAGCAGGGTCTTGAATCATAATGAAAGTGAAAGGCATGCCATATCCCACTGATTATCATACAGTGTCATGTGCCATTCACTCCTTGTTGCAATTCTCAGTTTGTGGTGAACTGTAGATGTCAGATACCTCTGCATTAAGGTAGTGTAAGAGACATTAACAGTGGATCAAATGGCAAAATGTTATCCTCCAATCAGACAGAGACACAAGCAGATTAACTGTATGTAAATAGGACTTGTCTGTTTTATTGCAAGTAGTGTACTCCTTGCTCATTTATCTTATCTTCATATTTGAGTAGAGTGGGAGAGGATGCCTTTAGAAGAAGATAAGGTCACTAATCTTCCTTTAAACCATGTTTATTTGGTTAGGGCAATGATTATTTTGTATAGTACTGCTCCAAAATAACAACAATGAACAATGCCAACAAAATGTCATATGAATACCAGATAGTAATGTATAGTTTATGGAGTTGAAAATTTCAAacgttactttttaaaattttaaattctGCACATAAGAAAATCATGgatatgtgtaaaataaatgtaagaaaaatattataaatattctctagaatatatatttaatatatgtcaTATGTATATAGCATGCTACAGAATAtctgaaatataataaaatactctTCCAGTATATTTTTGCGTGTTTATTTCCATTGCACATGGATTAACAGCCTCTAGTCTAAAGGGTTtctagtaataacaataatagagaTCTCCTGTCATTTTCAGATTCCTCACCTGCAGAAAATGCAAACATGAATGCCTCCAGTCACCTGAGTGCAGGCGCTCTGTGTGCGATATGCGGGGACAGAGCTACGGGGAAGCACTACGGAGCCTCTAGCTGTGACGGCTGCAAGGGCTTCTTCCGGAGGAGCGTCCGGAAAAACCACATGTACTCCTGCAGGTGAGACCCGCAGCGCTGGGGTGGGGAACCATTCAATTCAAAGGTGTTTTCTTGAAGTATTTAGGCAGGAGTCATTATATTGCATCCCCAAAGCCAGTCTGCCCTGCACAGACCCTCAATTAGAACAAATCTTGGACTTACCTTACATAAAATAAAGTTAACTAGTGctgtggggtctgtgaaaccaacaatGGGCATGTAAATGTAAGCATGGCGTGAGTATAATTCTTCTTTGTGTAATCTGTGTTCATATAAGCCCCACCTTTATGGTTATTGGACATGGCAGTCAATATTAAACTCATGCACAGTCAAATCAAGCACACTCTATTTCCATTCATGGGCCATTCATGGTTCCTTTACCATCAGTGGTTGTCCAAACCATATCAACACGTTCCCGATACAGCCTTACAAATTTAAGTAGATTTGCAGATTCGCCAAGAAGAAAAGTCATTCAAATCGGAAAGCTAATGGTCAGTGTAAACTAATATAGATGGGAATACAGCCTACTATACTGTATAAGCATACGTGCCAACCTTTGGAAACTGTTGTCGGACactgggggggttggggggtggggggggggggggggggtgtagcaGCTAACTCCAATCCTTCACGTTCCAGTAGATCCCACATTATACtcatacacatcaaatcattCATCAATAAACTGAGACCTGGCCATGTGAACTCAATCACTGCCtggcagtgcagtgcacaggAGTCAGCAGCCGCtaaagagagagaaggaaaaaaacaaaaggataaCATTACTGTCACGACCATCTAGGGGTTATTGGCAGGTATGTAGAAGGGATGAACACTTCAAAGGATGTTTGCAATGGTTCAATCTTCATTGACCATTACCTGATTTCCCTATAAAATATGTTATGTTCTCTATAAACAACACCAATGCTTCCATTTCTCACCATTACTATGTATTTCAAACAAgagcattattttaataaaaagtgttGTCTGTTAAGCCATGCAATCAATACTGACATATGAACATGCTATTCATCCAATGCTCCATTAACCACAAATATAAAATGCGTCTTGTTGTCGTTATAATACATTCTAAATGATTGTAAGGAGCATTCACCTCATAGAATCTGCTGTTGTGGCAGgtaatataaatgtttatatatggaACGCTTCCTGGATTGCAATTAAGTAAATGCATTGCCTTTAGGGCCTACCTGATCTGAGCAACACAGtacatgactgtttttttttttcaagacttttttttttttgtaaatatcaaaGTGGGAAGATacatctatttaaaatgtaatttaattgtaCTGGATCATATTGctactttaaatttaaatatatatatatatatatatatatatatatatatatatatatatatatatatatatatatatatatatatatatatacctataataaaaaataactatatataactatataactatataactatattcagtccaatgccttcatcagtgtaaaaaTGTTGTCTCAAAGTGTTTGCACAAATGTTCCCACAACTTATTGATCCAGAGCTATTCTGCaactgttttgcaaaaataacGAATAGTTCCCCATAAGTCTCATTCAGCTATTCAAAAATGTGTTACTGGTGTATTATGTTTGTGGAAGTAGAAGACATATCTGTTCAATATTCACTTGTAAAAGAACACCTAGAGTTAAGAATACCCCAGTTTTGCTTGTCAAATATTTAAAGTGCTAAGTAAAGTTCAAGCTGTTTTTAATGTGACTATTCTTCGGTTGTGTTTCAGGTTTAACAGGCAGTGTATTGTGGATAAAGACAAGCGAAACCAGTGCCGTTACTGTAGGCTGAAGAAATGTTTTCGGGCAGGCATGAAAAAAGAAGGTACGACTCCTGTGATGTAAATACTTGTAATGTGTTGCTGGACATGTCAGCTCAGGTCCTCTTCCTGGATTGTGTTCATCTGCAGCCAGTATGTCCTGCTTATCATGAAATGATGAGGCATGATCTGTTTAATTCAGTTGAAAACATAATCAcgctttctgtttatttgttgttgttttttttttccttttactcttAACTTACATTAATTGAGAGGTTAGTGAATTAGCTCTATGAGTCTCCAGATATCTCAATACAGTTTTTAATagttatttgtgtattatttctAATGACACTGTGTGGGAGCCAGGTTGTGTAGGTTTAATGCCACAGGCAACACTGATCGAGAGAGCCTGTTGCACAGTGCGTGTAAATTTATCATCTGTCAGTACAATACTGCTACtaactaaaaaagaaataaaataaaaacttttattaCCACCAAGGATTACTGGTGACCCGCTGATAAGGTAAGATTACATTTGCAAGGAAAAACAACAAGGAGTATAGAAATGCAACTAGAGACATACCTGAGCTGTGCTGGAAGCCAAATCCCAGTCAGTTAATGTTCAATAGAAACTGCATTGAGGTCTATGACCGGCTTTTGCTGAACAAACATTTCTAAAGCATCATTGCGTGATTAAACACTGCATCCTTACTGATAAAAACACCATAACCTTGGggggtttcttttttctttttttctttttaaacaagagCTGACTGTAAGGTTTTCTATTGAGGGCATTCATATCGGGACTATTTATTAAAGTATCATACTCCTATTCAACAAAATCATCTGAAAGGATTGGTTAATAGTTTTCCAGGGTGCATTCACTAATAAAACATCTATACATGTGTTATATAGGTGTTGACGATTACTAATACAAAGTTTCATAGAATAGCATGTTAGTAAAGCTTCATGTTCTGTAAGGTAATTATAACACTGTTTTACTATagcctcttattattattattattattattattattattattattattattattattattattattattattattattatttgattagtACATTTGTAGAGGAAACATTATGAAATAAATTAGCTGATATAGGAATGTTTCTAACTAAGAATTGGTTAGTagttaacaaaaaactaatttgtGTGGTCAAAAACACTAATTGCAattcattattaattttaatttaatgtgtacTGCATGATTTTGTTTTGCCTGTATATTTTTCAGTGTGATAGAATATGGTTGAATTTTTCCTCCCCAGCTGTTCAGAACGAAAGAGACAGAATCAGCACCAGAAGGTCGAGTTACGAGGACAGCAGCCTGCCGTCCATTTCAGCCCTGATCCAGGCAGAGGTGTTGTCAAGACAGGTAGCTCACAAAACAGATAGGCAAGCTGACTGCATCTCCTAGCTCAATAGCCTCTTAAAACAACATGCTATTGAGCaatactttacattgtgtctccaattacagtgtatttacatagtagttacttagtaaatacatgtgtatttacacttaattacaatgttattatgcacatctaatagcatgcaaaaaaatgcacattaagtacattgtaactatgcataaatacattgtaattatgtgtaagtacacatatatttactacgTAACTAATATgtcaatacacagtaattagagacacttgattGACTTACAAGAAATTGCTTCACTCTGGTTGAATCTGCAATGCTtcccaaatgcaaataaaacaacaCTTGCAGTATGTGAGGCTTTAGGCACTTAATAGGCTGTAGTCATTGTTATGTGTGTATCATCAGacttcaatatgcattttaaaatataaatcatgttATCAGCAGTTCAGTAGTTTAGGGGTTAAAATTGCCTACGaatattatattaaatgattataacAGTGTCAGCAGAATGTAGATCTGCTACTACTAATAGAATGTCAAATAACAGTTTTGATATCAATTGAATATACTGTAggtgtaattgtttttaaatacctgtATCAAATATGATTTTCATGCATAATTGATGTTTATACATTGCTTGTGTTTCGTTTCAGATTTCCTCTCCACTGCCAATACTAAACGGAGATATCCGAACAAAGAAAATTGCCAGTATCATCGACGTGTGTGAGTCCATGAAACAGCAGCTCCTGGTCTTGGTAGAATGGGCCAAATACATTCCAGCATTCTGTGAACTAGCACTAGATGACCAGGTGAGCTACCTGGATTCCAGCTAAtacaatgtgttgtattttaatgtgtggTTCTTACAGTATTTCATCCTGAGCCTGCTTATTCATATGCCAGTAGCATTTTGCAGGAGTACCATCTTTTGTTTCCAAgatcatttcaaatacattttcctgtttaaaaaatTGACACAGGTTTATAATAAATTCACGTCACCAGTTTAATTGAATAAGCTTAGTTTTTTGAGATGTGTTAGCATTTCAAACTTGCCAGAAACATGGAAAACTTTCCAGGCTCAATTTAATTTTCACTAACCTAGTAAACTGGATTGAAAAATAAAGAGGGTCTATAGATTCTGGAGACAGGGCTTGGTAATTCATTTCTAGGTCCTGAAATCGTGAGAATGAAAGAGCCACAAACAAGAGAATCACATcccaattacatttgtttttcagttagtTTAGCACTAATCCTCTTGATGGTGTACAGCTGGGTACTGTCCTTTGTTATACTTTAGGGGAGTGGTGgagctgagatttaaaaaaaccaTGGACGCTTGGCTTGCTGTGGTACAGAAGGACTATGGGGCAATTTTTTCGAAGcgtttcctccagtctttaattaactctatCTTTTTGAAAGgacaaaaaaagttaatgttacaTGACTATAACCATTAACTAAGTAATGCAATGTCTCTCAAGCTGTTGGTTTCTCAATCTTCAAACATTTACACGTAATTGTCTCGGATAGgagaaaaatacacaaaataggagttaattaaagactagtGTAAACACCCAGTATATGAATACACTGAAATTAAGTTTTGGTTTGGTGTGGGTAAGAGATGGTTAGTGTTGGAATATGAAAGCACATAAAACTCCAAATTTTATAGTCAACATAGAATAGAAATGACTACAACTGCTATTTCTAGCAGAGCTAAATAATTTACAACAGCTGATATGGTAGGCAACAACGTGGACATTCAGAGAGATAAACAGATCcagttttctgtgctctgtgtcttTAATAGTGCACGACTGCATGAAACACTTTAACAGGTACAGTAATGGATTTAAAATAGTGCCCTATATTCTCCTGATTCACACAGGTGGCTTTACTACGGGCACATGCTGGAGAGCACCTACTGCTTGGAGCAGCAAAGAGGTCTATGATGTTCAAAGACATTATACTATTAGGTAAGAAAATGTGATCCCAAAGGGAGGTCTGAAATAGTTTGTATCATTATTCTGGAACTAATGttggtgtacatttttatttatttatttatttatttatttgcatgtttttattccAAACATCAATGTCTTGAATTTCTTTCAACATAGATTTCTTGTAACaagaatttaaataaacagcatctGTTTTGCAGACTGCAACTTAGAAATCAATCACAGTACCACGGCACTTTGTTGAATGTCTTTGTGGGTGGAGAAGATTAGGTGTTGattccaattttgtttttttttaccaaaggaAATGACCATATTATTCCTCGGAACTGCCCGGAGTTAGAAGTGAACCGAGTTGCCGTGCGTATCCTGGATGAACTGGTGTTGCCATTTCAGGAGCTGCAGATGGATGATAATGAATACGCCTGCTTGAAAGCGATTGTTTTTTTTGATCCAGGTATGACTTACTGTAAAAATGCAATATGTCTGCAAACTCAGAATTCCGATTTCCGATTAATGTAGCAGTCTGTAGCTTAGCTCAAAGAGATATAGTCTATAGCTTCTGTTGGAATGAGCTGAGCGCAGCTCTTTATATTATCAATCCCAGATTCCAAGGGTCTGAGTGACCTCAATAAAATCAAGAGGATGCGTTACCAGGTGCAGGTGAGCCTGGAGGACTACGTCAACGACAGGCAGTATGACTCGAGGGGTCGCTTTGGGGAGCTGCTTCTCCTCTTGCCCACCCTGCAGAGCATCACCTGGCAGATGATCGAGCAGATCCAGTTCGTCAAGCTCTTCGGGATGGCCAAGATAGACAACCTGCTGCAGGAGATGCTTCTAGGGGGTAAGCACCCTCACAGCTCCATTCTCAGGCACTGGAAAGATATGAATAGGTTCTGTCCAGGATTGTCATTGTTCAGCTTTAATTGTTTGCAGCCAGCTTGCTAACAATCATATTCATGGAAACATGTTTAACACACAATGAGTAACATTTGGTAGCGTTAGTAAACTGGCTGTTACCGGTTACAAACTAGAATGCCCTTTCATAACATTAAAGACTATTTAGAGGTTTGCAGGCCTAATTTGATTAATCAAAATGGACTTTAAAAACCATTCCTTAAAACACTCCTCAATAAGACCATATGACTATTAAGGCCATTTTGACTGATAAAATCAAGCCTACAGATCGTAAAACCTTTAGAACTGTTATTAGtttcttcacatttttcaaagcactgtttaacctaaaAGAACCACTCTTCAAAAAACAGTCTCTACAGTTTTATTCAAGGCTGAAGAGCTCAGTTCCAACCCAATAAATATCCCATGGGTGCAGTATGTGATAGCTGTTTCAATATATTATAGGGGTGTTTCAGTAGAATACAGAATGCAGTTAATTTCACTAATAAAGTGTTAATGTCACAACAAAAGAAGTGCAATTTCGATGGTGCTCAAGTCTTAATTGTACATCGAATAGCAGAGTGGCAAAGGTTATCTGTATAGCTGTTGTCAGAAGCCTTCTAAAATGTTGATATGGTTCAGTTAATGAATAGGTAAATCAAAGGGTTCACTGGCCCAGGGTTGGTTCAGCCTGGCAGTCGGTTCAGCCTAATTTCAGCCCAGGCTCTCTCTCAGTGGTGTGGCCTTGGCCTCGTTCTTAGCAAAGGTGACCATGTAACAATTAGTCGTTCCAAAGCCATTAAATGCTGGCTTACAAAAACAAATCCTCATTGTATGTTTTCTcatcatattttataaaatatgccAACAACACCTTCCTTATCTTGATCCTAAACCTATATTAATACAATTGCTGACAGCTGAGTGTATGTACTTCCCTTATTCACTCATTATACATCAGTGTATTGTTTGGAATATGTTTTATGAGACCCCCAGCTGGTGTCTGAGTTATATATTATTAAACCATTAGATTACTTCCcaattgacaaaaaacaaaacaaaaacaaaaactgctcaACAATGACTTCTAACGCtaatacacaataaacaaaatgatgGACAGGTCAAGCATTACAGATTTCTCTAGATGAATAATGTTCACTAACAGTTTAGATTAATAGACTTTAATAAAGCTGATACGCACCTACTGTCTGTCACTTTTTCATCCCTTGGGACATCGTTTTCCATTATAGGCCTCAACTCTAGTCAAAATCAATAAACTCTATAATAAGGTGTGTATGTAATGGATTtggatttccttttaaaatcactGCTGCAGACAGTAGGTCACCCAAGTAATATGTAACAGCATTAAAAGAGAGAGGAGGTGATTTTAAATCCATTATACAGCTATGAATCACAGCATACTTGATTCATGTTCAGATGAttacaagtgttttgtttttgctttgaaggTTCTGCAAACGAAgccccccacacaccccacactcTCCATCCACATTTGGTACAGGAACATCTCAGCAATATTGTCCTAGTGTCCAACAACATGCCTAATCAGATTCACAATGGACAGATCTGtaagtacaaaaaataataatggaacCACACATAtcatttaagataaaaaaaaaaaaaaaaaaaaaaccttaaatattGAGTTAGACTACTAGAAGCAGGTGAATGTCTAATGAATTACATTTTGATAGCTGCAGTGTTGTACTGTTTGTGTCATTaacatcagtattattatttttgacttCCACAGTATTAACATTCCTTCTCTGTTCCTTTATCCAGCCACTCCTGAAACTCCACTACCTTCCCCTCCTGCAGGCTCCAGCTCAGAGCAGTACAAAATGGCACAGGGGGTGATCACTACTGTAGCCAAGCAGCCAATATCTATCCAACAACCCCTCGCAACCAAGCAAGAAGCGATGTAAAAGCAGGGGTGGAAGCGATGGAAT
This window encodes:
- the LOC121319241 gene encoding hepatocyte nuclear factor 4-alpha-like isoform X4; this translates as MRLSKALIDMDMADYSEVLDPAYTTLEFENMQVLAMGNDSSPAENANMNASSHLSAGALCAICGDRATGKHYGASSCDGCKGFFRRSVRKNHMYSCRFNRQCIVDKDKRNQCRYCRLKKCFRAGMKKEAVQNERDRISTRRSSYEDSSLPSISALIQAEVLSRQISSPLPILNGDIRTKKIASIIDVCESMKQQLLVLVEWAKYIPAFCELALDDQVALLRAHAGEHLLLGAAKRSMMFKDIILLGNDHIIPRNCPELEVNRVAVRILDELVLPFQELQMDDNEYACLKAIVFFDPGSANEAPHTPHTLHPHLVQEHLSNIVLVSNNMPNQIHNGQISTPETPLPSPPAGSSSEQYKMAQGVITTVAKQPISIQQPLATKQEAM
- the LOC121319241 gene encoding hepatocyte nuclear factor 4-alpha-like isoform X1 is translated as MRLSKALIDMDMADYSEVLDPAYTTLEFENMQVLAMGNDSSPAENANMNASSHLSAGALCAICGDRATGKHYGASSCDGCKGFFRRSVRKNHMYSCRFNRQCIVDKDKRNQCRYCRLKKCFRAGMKKEAVQNERDRISTRRSSYEDSSLPSISALIQAEVLSRQISSPLPILNGDIRTKKIASIIDVCESMKQQLLVLVEWAKYIPAFCELALDDQVALLRAHAGEHLLLGAAKRSMMFKDIILLGNDHIIPRNCPELEVNRVAVRILDELVLPFQELQMDDNEYACLKAIVFFDPDSKGLSDLNKIKRMRYQVQVSLEDYVNDRQYDSRGRFGELLLLLPTLQSITWQMIEQIQFVKLFGMAKIDNLLQEMLLGGSANEAPHTPHTLHPHLVQEHLSNIVLVSNNMPNQIHNGQISTPETPLPSPPAGSSSEQYKMAQGVITTVAKQPISIQQPLATKQEAM
- the LOC121319241 gene encoding hepatocyte nuclear factor 4-alpha-like isoform X2; this encodes MVNVNRQTNANMDLPYDSSPAENANMNASSHLSAGALCAICGDRATGKHYGASSCDGCKGFFRRSVRKNHMYSCRFNRQCIVDKDKRNQCRYCRLKKCFRAGMKKEAVQNERDRISTRRSSYEDSSLPSISALIQAEVLSRQISSPLPILNGDIRTKKIASIIDVCESMKQQLLVLVEWAKYIPAFCELALDDQVALLRAHAGEHLLLGAAKRSMMFKDIILLGNDHIIPRNCPELEVNRVAVRILDELVLPFQELQMDDNEYACLKAIVFFDPDSKGLSDLNKIKRMRYQVQVSLEDYVNDRQYDSRGRFGELLLLLPTLQSITWQMIEQIQFVKLFGMAKIDNLLQEMLLGGSANEAPHTPHTLHPHLVQEHLSNIVLVSNNMPNQIHNGQISTPETPLPSPPAGSSSEQYKMAQGVITTVAKQPISIQQPLATKQEAM
- the LOC121319241 gene encoding hepatocyte nuclear factor 4-alpha-like isoform X3, whose product is MNASSHLSAGALCAICGDRATGKHYGASSCDGCKGFFRRSVRKNHMYSCRFNRQCIVDKDKRNQCRYCRLKKCFRAGMKKEAVQNERDRISTRRSSYEDSSLPSISALIQAEVLSRQISSPLPILNGDIRTKKIASIIDVCESMKQQLLVLVEWAKYIPAFCELALDDQVALLRAHAGEHLLLGAAKRSMMFKDIILLGNDHIIPRNCPELEVNRVAVRILDELVLPFQELQMDDNEYACLKAIVFFDPDSKGLSDLNKIKRMRYQVQVSLEDYVNDRQYDSRGRFGELLLLLPTLQSITWQMIEQIQFVKLFGMAKIDNLLQEMLLGGSANEAPHTPHTLHPHLVQEHLSNIVLVSNNMPNQIHNGQISTPETPLPSPPAGSSSEQYKMAQGVITTVAKQPISIQQPLATKQEAM